A portion of the Clostridium gelidum genome contains these proteins:
- the gap gene encoding type I glyceraldehyde-3-phosphate dehydrogenase: MVNVAINGFGRIGRLALRLMIKNPEFNVVAINDLTDAKMLAHLFKYDSAQGRFDGTVEVKEGAFVVNGKEIKVTADSNPANLPWGELKVDIVLECTGFFATKEKASAHIKAGAKKVVISAPAGNDLPTVVFNVNHEILKASDTVISGASCTTNCLAPFAKVLSDQFGLQKGFMTTIHSYTNDQNTLDAPHRNGDLRRARAAAASIIPNSTGAAKAIGLVIPALVGKLDGGAQRVPTITGSLTELVCTLDKKVTVDELNAAMKAAATESFGYTEDPIVSCDIIGSSFGSLFDGTQTKVMEVNGEQLVKVASWYDNEMSYTNQLVRTLGYFANLK, translated from the coding sequence ATGGTAAACGTAGCAATTAATGGTTTTGGAAGAATAGGAAGATTGGCTTTAAGATTAATGATTAAAAACCCTGAATTTAATGTGGTTGCAATCAATGATTTAACAGATGCTAAAATGTTAGCTCACTTATTCAAATATGATTCAGCTCAAGGTAGATTCGATGGAACAGTTGAAGTTAAAGAAGGAGCTTTCGTAGTAAACGGAAAGGAAATCAAAGTAACTGCTGATTCTAACCCAGCAAACTTACCATGGGGAGAATTAAAAGTAGATATCGTTTTAGAATGTACTGGATTCTTTGCAACAAAAGAAAAGGCTTCAGCTCATATTAAAGCAGGTGCTAAAAAAGTTGTTATATCAGCTCCAGCAGGAAATGATCTACCAACAGTAGTATTTAATGTAAATCACGAAATATTAAAGGCATCAGATACAGTTATTTCAGGTGCTTCATGTACTACTAACTGTTTAGCTCCATTTGCTAAAGTATTAAGCGATCAATTTGGATTACAAAAAGGATTCATGACTACAATCCATTCTTATACTAACGATCAAAATACTTTAGATGCTCCACACAGAAATGGTGATTTAAGAAGAGCTAGAGCTGCTGCAGCTTCAATAATTCCTAACTCAACTGGTGCTGCTAAAGCAATCGGATTAGTTATTCCAGCATTAGTTGGAAAATTAGATGGAGGAGCTCAAAGAGTTCCAACAATAACTGGTTCATTAACTGAATTAGTTTGTACTTTAGATAAGAAAGTAACTGTAGATGAACTTAATGCTGCTATGAAAGCTGCTGCAACTGAATCATTTGGTTATACTGAAGATCCAATAGTTTCTTGTGATATTATCGGAAGTAGCTTCGGATCATTATTCGATGGAACTCAAACTAAGGTTATGGAAGTTAATGGAGAACAATTAGTTAAAGTAGCTTCTTGGTACGATAATGAAATGTCATACACTAACCAATTAGTAAGAACTTTAGGATACTTTGCTAACTTAAAGTAA
- a CDS encoding phosphoglycerate kinase: MDFNKKTIEDIDVNGKKVLVRCDFNVPLKDGVITDENRLAGALPTIKYLVAHNAKVILCSHLGKDASKSLAPVAVRLTEMLGKEVIFARDEEVVGENAKKAVADMKDGDIVLLENTRCRKEETKNLPEFSKELASLADVFVNDAFGTAHRAHCSTVGVTDYLKTAVCGYLIQKELKFLGNAVESPVKPFVAILGGAKVSDKIAVINNLLDKVNTIIIGGGMAYTFLKAQGYEIGTSLVEEDRLDYAKEMIAKAKEKGVKFLLPVDHRIAAEFKDVEAVVTEDQNIPAGSMGLDIGPKTDVLYADAIKDAKTVIWNGPMGVFEFENFNKGTIAVAKAMADADATTIIGGGDSAAAVNILGFGDKMTHISTGGGASLEFLEGKELPGISALNNK, encoded by the coding sequence ATGGATTTCAATAAAAAAACAATTGAAGATATAGATGTAAACGGAAAGAAAGTTTTAGTTAGATGTGACTTTAATGTACCATTAAAAGATGGTGTTATAACTGATGAAAACAGATTAGCTGGAGCACTTCCAACAATAAAGTATTTAGTTGCACACAATGCAAAGGTTATCCTTTGCTCACATTTAGGAAAAGATGCTTCTAAATCATTAGCTCCAGTAGCTGTAAGATTAACTGAAATGCTAGGTAAAGAAGTTATTTTTGCTAGAGATGAAGAAGTTGTTGGTGAAAACGCTAAAAAAGCTGTTGCTGACATGAAAGATGGAGACATCGTATTATTAGAAAACACTAGATGTAGAAAAGAAGAAACTAAGAATCTTCCAGAATTCTCTAAAGAATTAGCTTCATTAGCTGATGTATTTGTTAATGATGCATTTGGAACAGCTCATAGAGCTCATTGTTCAACAGTTGGAGTAACTGATTATCTTAAAACTGCTGTATGTGGATACTTAATTCAAAAAGAATTGAAATTCTTAGGAAATGCAGTTGAAAGTCCAGTAAAACCTTTTGTTGCTATCTTAGGTGGAGCAAAAGTTTCAGATAAGATTGCTGTTATCAATAACCTTTTAGATAAAGTTAACACAATAATCATTGGTGGTGGAATGGCTTATACATTCTTAAAAGCTCAAGGATATGAAATTGGAACTTCTTTAGTTGAAGAAGACAGACTTGACTATGCTAAAGAAATGATTGCAAAAGCTAAAGAAAAGGGCGTTAAGTTCTTATTACCAGTAGATCACAGAATTGCTGCAGAATTCAAAGATGTTGAAGCTGTAGTTACAGAAGACCAAAACATTCCAGCTGGAAGCATGGGATTAGACATCGGACCAAAGACAGACGTTTTATATGCTGATGCTATTAAAGATGCTAAGACAGTAATTTGGAATGGACCAATGGGAGTATTCGAATTCGAAAACTTCAATAAGGGTACAATTGCAGTAGCTAAGGCTATGGCAGATGCTGATGCTACTACTATTATAGGTGGTGGAGATTCAGCTGCAGCTGTAAATATTTTGGGATTTGGAGATAAGATGACTCATATTTCAACTGGTGGTGGAGCATCACTTGAATTCTTAGAAGGTAAAGAATTACCAGGGATTTCAGCAT